The nucleotide sequence AAGGATGAGGCTTTAAAATTACTAAATGATTATTTTGGAGGGTAATATGAAAAAACTTAATGCGTTTCTTTTTTTAATTCTCGTAATTTTGCTTGCAACCATTTTACTAATTGTACAAAACCTCAATCAGATAACTATACGCTTTGTGACTTTTGAAATCAGCACATCAGTTGGCTTATTTGGAATAATTATGCTCCTTGCAGGGTTTATTGTAATGTGGTTAATATCACTTATAGTACATTATAGAGAAATTTCAAATCTTAGAAGGAAGCTTTCGGATTGTGAATCACAAATTAATAAACTCAAAGAAGGCCCTAAAGATAGCAAGGAAGAAATAATAGATAAACAAAGCAAATAATTTCTTTCTCTTCATTTGAGGCTACAACCATCTTTTCTAATTATATCCATATTCTTTCTGA is from Caldisericum sp. and encodes:
- a CDS encoding LapA family protein; the encoded protein is MKKLNAFLFLILVILLATILLIVQNLNQITIRFVTFEISTSVGLFGIIMLLAGFIVMWLISLIVHYREISNLRRKLSDCESQINKLKEGPKDSKEEIIDKQSK